The following coding sequences are from one Streptomyces venezuelae window:
- a CDS encoding class I adenylate-forming enzyme family protein — translation MSDSLPVGSPYTAKPWLARLNDAQRAPVHPAPSVPDAFRAAVARAPEHIALAYFDGRLTYRETDALSDSVAGHLAARGVARGDRVAILLQNTPHFVLALLGAWKTGATVVPVNPMYRTAEVRHVLADAGVTALICSDRAWETYLRDTAADSPVRVVLTACQLDLQTRNDTRVLDFARLPVADDADDLIAVARQGLPAPADRALAPSDVALISYTSGTSGTPKGAMNTHGNITYNAERQRTGSGIPERACYFAMAPLFHITGMVAQVAACIANAGTLALAYRFEAGVVLDAFAEHRPAYTVGPSTAFMALAAHPSVSRAHFDSFAMISSGGAPLPPALVEKFRASFGPYLHNGYGLTECTAPCASVPPGQEAPVDPVSGTLAVGVPGPETVVRILDDLGEEVPFGEHGEIVVRGPQVVPGYWQRPDATAEAFPDGELRTGDIGFMDPAGWLYVVDRKKDMINASGFKVWPREVEDVLYTHPAVREAAVVGVPDSYRGETVKAYVSLRPGSDTGPDDLTAYCRERLAAYKYPREVEVLEELPKTTSGKILRRELRSRPTDSK, via the coding sequence GTGAGCGACTCCCTGCCTGTCGGGTCCCCGTACACCGCCAAGCCCTGGCTGGCCCGGCTCAATGACGCCCAGCGCGCCCCCGTCCACCCCGCGCCCTCCGTGCCGGACGCGTTCCGCGCGGCCGTCGCCCGCGCCCCCGAGCACATCGCCCTCGCCTACTTCGACGGGCGCCTGACCTACCGCGAGACCGACGCCCTCAGCGACTCCGTCGCCGGACACCTCGCCGCACGCGGCGTCGCCCGCGGCGACCGCGTCGCGATCCTCCTGCAGAACACCCCGCACTTCGTGCTCGCGCTCCTCGGCGCCTGGAAGACGGGCGCCACCGTCGTCCCCGTCAACCCCATGTACCGCACGGCGGAGGTCCGGCACGTCCTCGCCGATGCCGGAGTGACCGCGCTGATCTGCTCCGACCGCGCCTGGGAGACGTATCTGCGCGACACCGCCGCCGACTCGCCGGTCCGTGTCGTCCTCACCGCCTGCCAGCTCGACCTGCAGACCCGGAACGACACCCGGGTCCTCGACTTCGCACGCCTGCCCGTCGCCGACGACGCCGACGACCTGATCGCCGTCGCCCGCCAGGGGCTCCCCGCCCCGGCCGACCGTGCCCTCGCCCCCTCCGACGTCGCGCTGATCAGCTACACCTCGGGCACCAGCGGCACCCCCAAGGGCGCCATGAACACCCACGGCAACATCACCTACAACGCGGAGCGCCAGCGCACCGGATCCGGCATACCGGAACGCGCCTGCTATTTCGCGATGGCGCCGCTCTTCCACATCACCGGCATGGTCGCCCAGGTCGCCGCCTGCATCGCCAACGCGGGCACGCTCGCGCTCGCCTACCGCTTCGAGGCCGGGGTGGTCCTCGACGCCTTCGCCGAGCACCGGCCCGCGTACACCGTCGGCCCCTCCACCGCCTTCATGGCGCTCGCCGCCCACCCCTCCGTGAGCCGCGCCCACTTCGACTCCTTCGCGATGATCTCCTCCGGCGGCGCGCCGCTGCCCCCGGCCCTCGTCGAGAAGTTCCGCGCCTCCTTCGGCCCCTACCTCCACAACGGCTACGGCCTCACCGAGTGCACCGCGCCCTGCGCCTCCGTGCCGCCCGGCCAGGAGGCCCCGGTCGACCCGGTCTCGGGCACCCTCGCCGTCGGCGTACCGGGTCCCGAGACGGTCGTACGCATCCTGGACGACCTCGGCGAAGAGGTGCCGTTCGGGGAGCACGGCGAGATCGTCGTCCGCGGCCCCCAGGTCGTCCCCGGCTACTGGCAGCGCCCCGACGCCACCGCCGAGGCCTTCCCCGACGGGGAACTGCGCACCGGCGACATCGGCTTCATGGACCCGGCGGGCTGGCTCTACGTCGTCGACCGCAAGAAGGACATGATCAACGCGTCCGGCTTCAAGGTGTGGCCCCGCGAGGTCGAGGACGTCCTCTACACCCACCCCGCCGTCCGCGAGGCGGCCGTCGTCGGCGTCCCCGACAGCTACCGCGGCGAGACCGTGAAGGCGTACGTCAGCCTCCGCCCCGGCAGCGACACCGGGCCCGACGACCTGACCGCGTACTGCAGGGAACGGCTCGCCGCGTACAAGTATCCGCGCGAGGTCGAGGTGCTGGAGGAGTTGCCGAAGACGACAAGTGGGAAGATCCTCCGGCGGGAACTGCGTTCCCGTCCGACCGACAGCAAGTGA
- a CDS encoding TetR/AcrR family transcriptional regulator, protein MARTTDGDGTPVPQRLLAAATRLFADQGYDRTSVQEIVEAAGVTKGALYHYFGSKDDLLHEVYARLLRVQQERLDAIADADAPVADRVRDAAADVVVSTIDNLDDASIFFRSMHHLGPEKNKQVRAERRRYHERFRALIEEGQESGVFSTATPADLVVDYHFGSVHHLSTWYRPEGPLSPQQVADHLADLLLRALRAP, encoded by the coding sequence GTGGCCAGAACGACGGACGGTGACGGCACGCCCGTCCCGCAGCGACTCCTCGCCGCCGCCACCAGGCTCTTCGCCGACCAGGGCTACGACCGCACGTCGGTCCAGGAGATCGTGGAGGCGGCCGGCGTCACCAAGGGCGCGCTCTACCACTACTTCGGCTCCAAGGACGACCTGCTCCACGAGGTCTACGCCCGGCTGCTCCGCGTCCAGCAGGAGCGGCTCGACGCCATCGCCGACGCGGACGCGCCGGTCGCCGACCGGGTCCGCGACGCCGCGGCGGACGTCGTCGTCAGCACGATCGACAACCTCGACGACGCGTCGATCTTCTTCCGCTCCATGCACCATCTGGGGCCGGAGAAGAACAAGCAGGTCCGGGCGGAACGGCGCCGCTACCACGAGCGTTTCCGTGCGCTGATCGAGGAGGGGCAGGAGTCGGGCGTCTTCTCCACGGCGACGCCCGCGGACCTGGTGGTGGACTACCACTTCGGCTCCGTCCACCACCTGTCCACGTGGTACCGCCCGGAGGGCCCGCTCTCCCCCCAACAGGTGGCCGACCACCTGGCCGACCTCCTCCTGAGGGCCCTGCGGGCCCCGTAA
- a CDS encoding serine-threonine protein kinase, whose translation MEPYWELTFDADGDVDTAQRAQLLAGAERENVTDLLVFAHGWNNEKKDARQLYRRFFTPCRDLAGTGVRLGYVGVLWPAIRFPDEPIPDFDPSAAPVAATPPGEPVLDATTREALDRAFPDHAATLDRIAELLAERSEVPSRVYEFGRHVRELVSLRETHPARHFGQDTGAGEPAMLTDDAVKVCEVFAAARADTGEPLLLSELRNRLWDGAYELLRQGTYYAMKRRAGAVGQLGLGPAIGLLAADVPTVRVHLIGHSFGGRLVSYALRGMPADVRAVKSVTLLQGAFSHYTFAERLPHDTSRGGALHGMQKRIDGPLVSCYSHHDDALGRLYPLASKLAGDSSGFLGLWERWGAIGYNGIRSVTGTKRIKLGEKVPAKGCVSIDAASVVRRGGPPSGAHSDVCHEELAHVVFAAGRIARS comes from the coding sequence GTGGAGCCCTACTGGGAATTGACCTTCGACGCCGACGGCGACGTCGACACCGCTCAGCGCGCGCAGTTGCTGGCCGGCGCGGAACGTGAAAACGTCACCGACCTGCTGGTCTTCGCGCACGGCTGGAACAACGAGAAGAAGGACGCCAGGCAGCTGTACCGGCGGTTCTTCACCCCCTGCCGGGATCTCGCCGGAACGGGGGTGCGCCTCGGCTACGTGGGGGTGCTGTGGCCCGCGATCCGGTTCCCCGACGAACCCATCCCCGACTTCGACCCGTCGGCCGCGCCCGTCGCCGCCACCCCACCGGGCGAGCCCGTGCTCGACGCGACCACCCGGGAGGCGCTCGACCGCGCCTTCCCCGACCACGCGGCGACCCTGGACCGGATCGCCGAACTGCTCGCCGAACGCTCCGAAGTGCCGTCGCGTGTCTACGAGTTCGGGCGGCACGTGCGCGAGCTGGTGTCCCTGCGCGAGACCCACCCGGCCCGGCACTTCGGGCAGGACACCGGGGCGGGCGAGCCCGCCATGCTCACCGACGACGCGGTCAAGGTCTGCGAGGTGTTCGCCGCCGCCCGCGCGGACACCGGCGAGCCCCTCCTCCTCAGCGAACTGCGCAACCGCCTGTGGGACGGCGCGTACGAACTGCTGCGCCAGGGCACGTACTACGCGATGAAGCGCCGTGCGGGCGCGGTCGGCCAGTTGGGGCTCGGGCCCGCGATCGGTCTGCTCGCGGCGGACGTGCCGACGGTGAGGGTGCACCTCATCGGGCACAGTTTCGGGGGCCGGCTGGTGTCGTACGCGCTGCGCGGGATGCCCGCCGACGTGCGCGCGGTGAAGTCGGTGACGCTCCTCCAGGGCGCCTTCTCGCACTACACGTTCGCCGAGCGGCTGCCCCACGACACGTCGCGCGGCGGGGCGCTGCACGGGATGCAGAAGCGCATCGACGGGCCGCTGGTCTCCTGCTACTCGCACCACGACGACGCCCTCGGCCGGCTGTACCCCCTGGCCTCCAAGCTGGCGGGGGACTCCTCCGGCTTCCTCGGCCTGTGGGAGCGGTGGGGCGCCATCGGCTACAACGGCATCCGGTCCGTGACCGGCACCAAACGCATCAAGCTCGGCGAGAAGGTGCCGGCCAAGGGGTGCGTCAGCATCGACGCGGCGTCGGTGGTGCGCCGGGGCGGCCCGCCCTCCGGCGCGCACAGCGACGTGTGCCACGAGGAACTGGCCCACGTCGTGTTCGCGGCGGGGCGGATCGCCCGGTCGTAA
- a CDS encoding MFS transporter — translation MRRVAVASFIGTAIEFYDFYIYGTAAALVLNEAFFPTLDPVNATLASFSTYAVAFAARPIGSVIFGHFGDRVGRKSVLVASLLLMGLSTALVGLLPGYGTWGVWAPLLLILLRFLQGIGLGGEWGGAALLAVEHAPRRKRGMYAAFPQLGPSVGFFAATGVFWLLSSALSDDAFRSWGWRVPFLLSFLLVGVGLFVRLRISETPVFAKVMAAQEASKAPTLDVLRRHPRELLLGAGGMVVAYGLFYTATTYCLAYATGTLRISRDTMLGLSLVACLFLAAGTWLAATRSDGAGRRRLVLAGSALAVVWGLVLFPLLDTGQPVLVALALGGALFCMGVVYGPMGAYLPELFGTNVRYSGASLAYNLGGVLGGAVSPLVATRLQSAFGSSSVGWYVSAMAVVSLACVLALPETRERELA, via the coding sequence ATGCGCCGGGTGGCCGTGGCCTCGTTCATCGGAACGGCCATCGAGTTCTACGACTTCTACATCTACGGCACGGCAGCGGCACTCGTCCTCAACGAGGCATTCTTCCCGACCCTCGACCCGGTCAACGCCACCCTCGCGTCGTTCTCCACGTACGCGGTGGCGTTCGCGGCCCGTCCCATCGGCTCGGTGATCTTCGGGCACTTCGGCGACCGCGTCGGCCGCAAGTCCGTCCTGGTGGCCTCGCTGCTCCTGATGGGCCTCTCCACCGCCCTCGTCGGGCTCCTGCCCGGCTACGGCACGTGGGGCGTCTGGGCACCGCTGCTGCTCATCCTGCTCCGCTTCCTGCAGGGCATCGGCCTCGGCGGCGAGTGGGGCGGCGCGGCGCTGCTCGCGGTGGAGCACGCGCCGAGGAGGAAGCGCGGGATGTACGCGGCGTTCCCGCAACTCGGCCCGTCCGTCGGGTTCTTCGCGGCGACCGGCGTCTTCTGGCTGCTGTCGTCCGCGCTCTCCGACGACGCGTTCCGCTCCTGGGGCTGGCGCGTGCCGTTCCTGCTCTCCTTCCTGCTCGTCGGCGTCGGCCTCTTCGTGCGGCTCCGGATCAGTGAGACGCCGGTGTTCGCGAAGGTCATGGCGGCGCAGGAGGCGAGCAAGGCGCCCACGCTCGACGTGCTCCGCCGCCACCCGCGCGAACTGCTCCTCGGCGCGGGCGGCATGGTCGTCGCGTACGGCCTCTTCTACACGGCCACGACGTACTGCCTCGCGTACGCCACCGGCACCCTGCGCATCTCCCGCGACACCATGCTGGGCCTCTCCCTCGTGGCCTGCCTCTTCCTCGCCGCCGGCACCTGGCTCGCCGCGACGCGCTCCGACGGAGCGGGGCGCCGCAGGCTGGTCCTCGCGGGCTCGGCGCTCGCGGTGGTGTGGGGGCTCGTGCTCTTCCCGCTCCTGGACACCGGGCAGCCGGTGCTCGTCGCCCTGGCGCTCGGCGGCGCGCTGTTCTGCATGGGCGTCGTCTACGGCCCGATGGGCGCCTACCTGCCCGAGCTGTTCGGGACGAACGTGCGCTACTCGGGCGCCTCCCTCGCGTACAACCTGGGCGGTGTCCTCGGCGGCGCCGTCTCGCCGCTGGTGGCGACCCGGCTGCAGTCGGCGTTCGGCTCGTCGTCGGTGGGCTGGTACGTGAGCGCGATGGCGGTCGTGTCGCTGGCGTGCGTCCTCGCCCTGCCCGAGACACGCGAGCGGGAACTCGCGTGA
- a CDS encoding SDR family oxidoreductase: MVETLLDKGVVVTGGGGGIGAALARRFAAEGARVVVNDLDGTKAKAVADEIGGIAVPGDASAIVPEAREALGGTVDVYCANAGLGSGGSEAAPEEVWAAAWDVNVMAHVRAAHALLPDWLERGSGRFVSTVSAAGLLTMIGAAPYSVTKHGAYAFAEWLSLTYRHRGIKVHAICPQGVRTDMLAATGTAGDLVLTPTAIEPDDVAAALFAGMAEDRFLVLPHPEVAAFYRARAETPDKWLKGMNHIQRKWEENER; this comes from the coding sequence ATCGTGGAAACCCTGCTGGACAAGGGAGTCGTCGTCACGGGCGGAGGGGGCGGCATCGGGGCCGCGCTCGCCCGCCGCTTCGCCGCCGAAGGGGCCCGCGTCGTCGTCAACGACCTCGACGGCACCAAGGCGAAGGCCGTCGCCGACGAGATCGGCGGCATCGCCGTGCCCGGCGACGCGTCCGCGATCGTGCCCGAGGCCCGTGAGGCGCTCGGCGGCACCGTCGACGTGTACTGCGCCAACGCCGGGCTCGGCTCCGGCGGCAGCGAGGCCGCGCCCGAGGAGGTCTGGGCCGCCGCCTGGGACGTCAACGTCATGGCGCACGTGCGGGCGGCCCACGCGCTGCTCCCGGACTGGCTGGAGCGGGGGAGCGGCCGCTTCGTCTCCACCGTCTCCGCGGCCGGCCTGCTCACGATGATCGGCGCCGCGCCGTACAGCGTCACCAAACACGGCGCGTACGCGTTCGCCGAGTGGCTCTCCCTCACGTACCGCCACCGCGGCATCAAGGTCCACGCGATCTGCCCGCAGGGCGTGCGCACCGACATGCTCGCCGCCACCGGCACCGCGGGCGACCTCGTGCTCACCCCCACCGCCATCGAGCCGGACGACGTCGCCGCCGCGCTCTTCGCCGGCATGGCGGAGGACCGCTTCCTGGTCCTGCCGCACCCCGAGGTGGCCGCGTTCTACCGGGCCCGCGCCGAGACCCCCGACAAGTGGCTGAAGGGCATGAACCACATCCAGCGGAAGTGGGAGGAGAACGAGCGGTGA
- a CDS encoding alpha/beta fold hydrolase encodes MAEFILVAGAWLGSWAWEDVARDLRAAGHGAHPLTLSGLADKQDAPAGQRTHVRDIVDEVERLDLRDVVLVGHSYAGIPVGQAAERIGDRLARVVFVDAVVPVDGESFASLWWQGQQAFEDILDDGDGAWLLNAAEFDGQGLDSEQVARIASGATPHPGATLTEPAVLERPLGELPTTYVKCLLDGEEPSDDAADLLKSERWRLVEMDTGHWPMFSQPRELARILHASVTGRP; translated from the coding sequence ATGGCGGAATTCATACTGGTGGCAGGCGCGTGGCTCGGCTCCTGGGCATGGGAGGACGTGGCACGGGACCTGCGGGCCGCCGGACACGGCGCCCACCCCCTGACTCTCTCCGGCCTCGCCGACAAGCAGGACGCCCCCGCCGGGCAGCGGACCCACGTGCGCGACATCGTCGACGAGGTCGAACGCCTCGACCTGCGCGACGTCGTCCTCGTCGGGCACAGCTACGCGGGCATCCCCGTCGGCCAGGCGGCCGAGCGCATCGGAGACCGGCTGGCCCGCGTCGTGTTCGTCGACGCCGTCGTGCCCGTCGACGGCGAGTCGTTCGCCTCCCTGTGGTGGCAGGGCCAGCAGGCGTTCGAGGACATCCTCGACGACGGCGACGGCGCGTGGCTGCTCAACGCGGCGGAGTTCGACGGACAGGGGCTCGACAGCGAACAGGTCGCCAGAATCGCGAGCGGCGCGACACCGCACCCGGGCGCCACCCTGACCGAGCCCGCCGTCCTGGAGCGCCCGCTCGGCGAACTGCCCACCACGTACGTCAAGTGCCTGCTCGACGGCGAGGAGCCGTCCGACGACGCGGCCGACCTGCTCAAGAGCGAGCGCTGGCGGCTCGTCGAGATGGACACCGGGCACTGGCCGATGTTCTCCCAGCCGCGCGAACTGGCGCGGATCCTGCACGCGAGCGTCACGGGCAGGCCATAG